The following proteins are co-located in the Urocitellus parryii isolate mUroPar1 chromosome 15, mUroPar1.hap1, whole genome shotgun sequence genome:
- the Ccer2 gene encoding coiled-coil domain-containing glutamate-rich protein 2 produces MLLLTLPPLLALLLGPATAAPLAPGPSKEELTRCLAEVVTEVLTLGQVQRGPCTALLHREMCDTEPYSCLSPEEKALLGGDFKKREAGKTRSSQEVREEEEEAAAERSHRSQVQEQLHSRLRQEKEEKEEKEEEEKEEEKEEEEESGPVETFGDLWKHHLEGGGGPQRQVTEKASDEETAQFEAEEKGLKMLGGHHSLWQGAEAGRGEGHRDLPRHHHQQQPPPSPGAKQEEASEREEHDLERLEHLREELQKAAAMLGEGVRREG; encoded by the exons ATGCTCCTGCTGACGCTGCCCCCGCTGCTGGCACTGCTGCTGGGCCCTG CCACGGCTGCTCCCCTGGCACCAGGGCCCTCCAAGGAGGAG ctgaCCCGCTGTCTGGCAGAGGTGGTCACAGAGGTGCTGACCCTGGGCCAGGTCCAGAGAGGACCCTGCACAGCTCTTCTCCACAGAG AGATGTGTGACACAGAGCCCTACAGCTGCCTGTCACCGGAGGAGAAAGCCTTGCTGGGTGGGGACTTCAAGAAGCGGGAGGCTGGAAAGACACGGAGCAgccaggaggtgagggaggaggaagaggaggcggcGGCCGAGAGGAGCCACAGGTCCCAGGTCCAGGAGCAGCTGCACAGCCGGCTCcggcaggagaaggaggaaaaggaggagaaggaggaggaggagaaggaggaggagaaggaggaggaggaggagagcggCCCCGTGGAGACCTTCGGGGACCTGTGGAAGCACCACCTGGAGGGCGGAGGGGGCCCCCAGAGGCAGGTGACAGAGAAGGCCAGTGACGAGGAGACGGCCCAGTTCGAGGCAGAGGAGAAAGGGCTGAAGATGCTGGGTGGGCACCACAGCCTGTGGCAGGGGGCCGAGGCGGGCAGAGGAGAGGGGCATAGGGACCTGCCGCGCCACCATCACCAGCAGCAGCCGCCGCCAAGCCCTGGGGCCAAGCAGGAAGAGGCTTCAGAGAGGGAG GAACACGACCTGGAGCGGCTGGAGCACTTGCGGGAGGAGCTGCAGAAGGCCGCTGCCATGCTGGGGGAGGGGGTCAGGAGGGAGGGCTGA
- the Nfkbib gene encoding NF-kappa-B inhibitor beta, translating to MAGVACLGKAADADEWCDSGLGSLGPDAAAPGGPGLGAELGPGLSWAPLVFGYVTEDGDTALHLAVIHQHEPFLDFLLGFSAGTEYLDLQNDLGQTALHLAAILGEASTVEKLYAAGARLLVAERAGHTALHLACRMRAHGCARALLQPRPQRPREAPDTYLAESPDHASNPSHTPVALCSETDLEKEEEEEESEEDWKLQLEAENYEGHTPLHVAVIHRDSEMVRLLRDAGADLNKLEPTCGRSPLHLAVEAQATEVLEILLRAGADPAARMYGGRTPLGSALLRPNPILARLLRAHGAPEPEDEDDKSSPCSSSSDSDSDSRDEGDEYDDIVVHSGRGPNRPPPTPASKPLPDDPDPV from the exons ATGGCCGGGGTTGCGTGCTTGGGGAAGGCTGCGGACGCTGATGAATGGTGCGATAGTGGCCTGGGCTCTCTGGGTCCCGACGCAGCGGCTCCCGGAGGACCAGGGCTGGGCGCGGAGCTGGGCCCGGGGCTGTCGTGGGCGCCCCTCGTCTTTGGCTACGTCACTGAAGATGGAGACAC GGCACTGCACTTGGCTGTGATTCATCAGCATGAGCCCTTCTTGGATTTCCTCCTGGGCTTCTCCGCGGGCACAGAGTACTTGGACCTGCAGAATGACCTAGGCCAA ACAGCCCTGCACCTGGCAGCCATCCTTGGGGAGGCGTCCACGGTGGAGAAGTTGTATGCAGCCGGCGCCAGGCTGCTAGTGGCAGAGCGCGCGGGCCACACGGCCCTGCATCTGGCCTGTCGCATGCGGGCACATGGCTGCGCACGCGCGTTGCTCCAGCCCCGCCCCCAGCGCCCCCGAGAAGCCCCCGACACCTACCTCGCAGAAAGCCCCGACCACGCCTCGAACCCCAGCCACACCCCCGTTGCCTTATGCTCGGAAACCGacttggagaaggaggaggaggaggaggagagtgaaGAGGACTGGAAGCTGCAGCTGGAAGCCGAGAACTATGAGG GCCACACCCCGCTCCACGTGGCTGTCATCCACAGAGACTCAGAGATGGTTCGGCTACTCCGGGATGCAGGAGCTGACCTCAACAAACTG GAGCCCACGTGTGGCCGGAGCCCGCTGCACTTGGCAGTGGAAGCACAAGCCACCGAGGTGCTGGAGATCCTCCTGAGGGCAGGTGCCGACCCTGCCGCCCGCATGTATGGGGGTCGCACCCCCCTGGGCAGTGCCCTCCTCCGACCCAACCCCATCCTCGCCCGCCTCCTCCGTGCACATGGAGCCCCCGAGCCTGAGGATGAGGACGACAAGTCCAGCCCCTGCAGCAGCAGTAGTGACAGCGACAGTGACAGCAGGGATGAGGGC GATGAATACGACGACATCGTGGTCCACAGTGGCCGGGGCCCAAACCGGCCACCTCCCACCCCAGCGTCCAAACCTCTTCCTGACGACCCCGACCCCGTCTGA